A window from Polynucleobacter sp. MWH-UH25E encodes these proteins:
- a CDS encoding phosphoribosylanthranilate isomerase — protein sequence MGLLTYSPSRTRVKICGLRTSADIDLAVKAGVDAVGFVFYPPSVRAVTPNIAAQLIARLPAGIDAVGLLVNATDEEVAAIRAAAPITLWQFHGDETPERCAQIAQNEPWMKAARIGKQFAFDDFSLQYRIADAFLLDALVEGYGGGGVPFDWQGIPQTWVSENAPRVVLSGGLNAHNVGEAIARLHPCAVDVSSGVESSKGVKDAALMTQFVQAVRAADAKTSTL from the coding sequence ATGGGCTTACTGACATACTCACCTAGTCGCACAAGGGTCAAAATCTGTGGTTTGCGCACCTCCGCTGATATTGATCTAGCGGTCAAGGCGGGCGTAGATGCAGTTGGTTTCGTGTTTTATCCGCCTAGTGTGCGTGCCGTAACCCCCAATATTGCTGCCCAGCTTATTGCTCGGCTTCCTGCTGGAATAGATGCGGTTGGCTTACTGGTGAATGCCACTGACGAGGAAGTTGCGGCTATTCGTGCGGCTGCTCCAATTACCCTTTGGCAGTTTCATGGGGATGAAACGCCCGAAAGATGTGCCCAAATAGCCCAAAACGAGCCTTGGATGAAGGCCGCCCGCATTGGGAAGCAGTTCGCTTTTGACGATTTTTCCCTACAATATAGGATTGCAGACGCTTTTCTGCTGGATGCTCTTGTAGAGGGCTATGGTGGCGGAGGCGTTCCTTTTGATTGGCAGGGGATTCCACAGACATGGGTAAGCGAAAACGCGCCTCGGGTCGTTTTGAGTGGTGGATTGAACGCGCACAACGTGGGCGAGGCGATTGCACGCCTTCATCCTTGCGCAGTTGATGTCAGTAGTGGCGTCGAAAGCAGTAAGGGTGTTAAAGATGCCGCGCTCATGACTCAATTTGTTCAAGCTGTGCGCGCGGCGGATGCTAAAACATCCACCTTATAA
- the leuD gene encoding 3-isopropylmalate dehydratase small subunit, with product MEKFTVYKGLVAPLNRENVDTDAIIPKQFLKSIKKTGFGQNLFDEWRYLDHGEPGQDCSKRPVNPDFVLNQARYKGAGILLARKNFGCGSSREHAPWALDQFGFRAVIAPSFADIFYNNCFKNGLLPIVLSELQVDHLFNETMAFSGYQLTIDLEAQQVITPDGTAYSFEVAPFRKYCLLNGLDDIGLTLRHADKIKAFEAERILRMPWLATQLP from the coding sequence ATGGAAAAATTTACGGTATACAAAGGACTAGTTGCTCCACTCAATCGGGAGAACGTGGATACCGACGCGATTATTCCAAAGCAGTTTTTAAAGTCAATTAAGAAAACTGGCTTTGGCCAAAACTTATTTGATGAGTGGCGTTATCTTGATCATGGTGAACCTGGTCAAGATTGCAGTAAGCGCCCAGTGAACCCTGATTTTGTTTTAAACCAAGCCCGTTACAAAGGTGCCGGCATTTTGTTAGCACGCAAGAACTTTGGCTGCGGTAGCTCTCGTGAACATGCTCCTTGGGCTTTGGATCAATTCGGCTTTAGAGCGGTTATTGCCCCTAGTTTTGCAGACATTTTCTATAACAACTGCTTTAAGAATGGTCTTTTGCCTATCGTTTTGAGCGAACTTCAAGTGGATCATCTCTTTAACGAGACCATGGCTTTTAGCGGATACCAGCTCACAATCGATTTAGAGGCCCAGCAGGTTATTACCCCCGATGGCACCGCTTATAGCTTTGAAGTAGCCCCATTCAGAAAATATTGCCTCCTGAACGGTTTGGACGATATTGGCTTAACTCTGCGCCATGCAGATAAAATTAAGGCTTTTGAAGCCGAGCGCATTCTGAGGATGCCTTGGCTGGCAACCCAGTTGCCCTAA
- the gltA gene encoding citrate synthase — protein MIESDIKAKLSFSDGTPDIDLPIYKGTVGPDVIDIRKLYGQTGKFTYDSGFLSTASCNSKITYIDGDKGELLYRGYPIEDLAGKCDFLEVCFLLINGELPNAKEKKDFENMVMHHTMVHEQMQFFLRGFRRDAHPMSVLTGLVGAMAAFYHDEIDYSDPYAREVAQIRLIAKMPTLVAMAYKYSVGQPFIYPDNSLSYTANFMRMMFATPCEEYKVNPVLVRALDRIFTLHADHEQNASTSTVRLCGSSGTNPFAAISAGIACLWGPAHGGANEACLQMLNEIQAKGGVDKIHEFIAQVKDKNSGVRLMGFGHRVYKNFDPRAKLMRETCYEVLNELGLQDDPLFKLAMTLEKIALEDDYFVSRKLYPNVDFYSGIVQRALGIPTEMFTCIFALARTVGWIAQWEEMITDPEYKIGRPRQLYVGETSRKVPDISARK, from the coding sequence ATGATTGAATCGGACATCAAGGCAAAACTCTCGTTTTCGGATGGCACCCCAGATATTGATCTGCCAATTTACAAAGGGACTGTAGGTCCAGATGTAATCGACATTCGCAAGCTTTATGGTCAGACCGGTAAGTTCACTTACGATTCCGGCTTCCTTTCTACTGCGTCATGCAATAGCAAAATTACCTACATTGATGGTGATAAGGGTGAGTTGCTTTATCGTGGCTACCCAATTGAGGACTTGGCAGGCAAGTGCGACTTCTTGGAAGTTTGCTTCCTCTTGATCAATGGCGAATTGCCAAATGCTAAAGAGAAGAAAGACTTTGAAAATATGGTCATGCACCACACCATGGTTCATGAGCAGATGCAATTCTTCTTACGTGGCTTCCGCCGTGATGCTCATCCAATGTCTGTATTGACTGGCTTGGTTGGTGCAATGGCTGCTTTCTATCATGATGAGATTGACTATAGCGATCCGTATGCGCGTGAAGTAGCGCAAATTCGCTTGATCGCGAAGATGCCAACTTTGGTAGCGATGGCATACAAATATTCAGTAGGACAACCATTTATCTATCCAGATAACTCTTTGTCTTACACCGCAAACTTTATGCGCATGATGTTCGCAACACCTTGTGAAGAGTACAAAGTAAACCCAGTATTGGTTCGTGCTTTGGATCGCATCTTTACATTGCATGCAGACCATGAGCAAAACGCATCGACTTCAACAGTGCGCTTGTGTGGTTCCTCGGGTACCAATCCATTTGCCGCAATTTCTGCTGGTATTGCTTGCTTATGGGGTCCTGCACACGGTGGCGCAAACGAAGCTTGCTTGCAAATGTTGAATGAGATTCAAGCTAAGGGTGGCGTAGATAAGATCCATGAATTTATCGCCCAAGTAAAAGATAAGAACTCAGGCGTTCGCTTGATGGGCTTTGGTCACCGTGTTTATAAGAACTTCGATCCACGTGCTAAATTGATGCGTGAAACTTGCTACGAAGTATTGAATGAGCTTGGCTTGCAAGATGATCCATTGTTCAAGTTGGCAATGACACTTGAGAAGATTGCATTGGAGGATGACTACTTTGTAAGCCGTAAGCTCTATCCAAACGTTGACTTCTACTCTGGTATCGTTCAGCGCGCACTTGGCATTCCAACTGAAATGTTCACTTGTATCTTTGCTTTGGCAAGAACGGTGGGCTGGATTGCTCAGTGGGAAGAGATGATCACGGATCCTGAGTATAAAATTGGGCGTCCACGTCAGTTGTACGTTGGCGAAACTTCACGCAAGGTTCCAGATATTTCTGCTCGTAAATAA
- the asd gene encoding aspartate-semialdehyde dehydrogenase, producing the protein MANTKTPLVGLVGWRGMVGSVLMERMLAEKDFDLIEPVFFSTSQAGGEVPLLNGQKVTKSESTLQDANDIKALSRCDIILTCQGGDYTNEIFPKLRAAGWNGHWIDAASALRMKDDAVLILDPVNRPVIDKALAAGGKNWIGSNCTVSLMMMAMGGLVKADMVEWISAMTYQAASGAGAQNMRELLLQMGALRDSVAAELADPSSWILDIDRKVTETLRSADFPKKNFRNTALAGSLIPWIDVPVENGQTKEEWKGGAEFNKILGRPAFRTPGSIPIDGLCVRVGAMRCHSQGLTVKLKKDIPLKEIETILANDNQWVKVVPNVRETTERDLSPAAVSGTLTVPIGRLHKLAMGPEYLGAFTVGDQLLWGAAEPLRRMLRILLEN; encoded by the coding sequence ATGGCAAATACAAAAACACCTTTGGTAGGTTTAGTTGGCTGGCGCGGAATGGTTGGTAGCGTTCTGATGGAACGTATGCTTGCCGAAAAAGATTTTGATCTGATTGAGCCGGTTTTCTTTAGCACCAGTCAAGCTGGTGGCGAAGTCCCTTTGTTAAATGGTCAAAAAGTAACTAAGAGTGAAAGCACTCTTCAAGATGCCAATGACATTAAGGCACTATCTCGTTGCGACATCATTTTGACTTGTCAGGGTGGTGATTACACCAATGAAATTTTTCCTAAACTGCGCGCTGCAGGCTGGAATGGCCACTGGATTGACGCTGCTAGCGCATTGCGGATGAAGGATGATGCGGTATTGATCTTGGATCCAGTAAATCGTCCTGTAATCGATAAAGCCTTAGCTGCTGGTGGTAAGAACTGGATTGGCAGCAACTGCACAGTAAGCTTGATGATGATGGCTATGGGTGGTCTTGTTAAGGCAGACATGGTTGAGTGGATTAGCGCCATGACCTATCAAGCTGCTTCTGGTGCTGGCGCGCAAAATATGCGTGAGTTGCTTTTGCAAATGGGTGCATTGCGCGACAGCGTTGCCGCTGAATTAGCTGATCCTTCTTCTTGGATTTTGGATATCGATCGCAAAGTAACTGAAACATTGCGCTCTGCGGATTTTCCAAAAAAGAATTTCCGAAATACCGCTTTAGCTGGTAGCTTGATTCCATGGATCGATGTACCTGTAGAAAATGGCCAAACCAAGGAAGAGTGGAAGGGTGGCGCTGAGTTCAATAAGATTCTTGGCCGTCCTGCATTCCGCACTCCAGGTAGCATTCCAATCGATGGTTTGTGTGTTCGTGTTGGCGCGATGCGTTGTCATTCACAAGGCCTCACAGTGAAGCTGAAGAAAGATATTCCACTTAAAGAAATCGAAACCATCTTGGCGAATGATAATCAATGGGTGAAAGTCGTTCCCAATGTTCGCGAAACTACTGAGCGTGATTTATCGCCTGCAGCAGTGAGCGGGACTTTAACAGTGCCAATTGGACGCCTCCATAAATTGGCAATGGGACCCGAGTACCTTGGCGCATTTACGGTTGGGGACCAGTTGTTGTGGGGTGCAGCCGAACCTTTGCGTCGCATGCTTCGCATCTTGTTAGAAAATTAA
- the leuB gene encoding 3-isopropylmalate dehydrogenase has protein sequence MKIAVLPGDGIGPEIVAQAVRVLKALGPKFDLEEAPVGGAAYDVAGHPLPPATLELAKKADAILFGAVGDWKYDSLARELRPEQAILGLRKHLELFANFRPAICYPELTAASSLKPEIIGGLDILIVRELNGDIYFGQPRGIRSSELPLFKGAREGFDTMHYSEPEVERIGRVAFEAAQKRGKKVCSVDKANVLETSQLWREVMIRVSKDYPDVELSHMYVDNAAMQLVKAPKAFDVVVTGNLFGDILSDEAAMLTGSIGMLPSASLDKNNKGLYEPSHGSAPDIAGKGIANPLATILSAAMMLRYSLGMPVEADRIEKAVQKVLAQGLRTADIYTEGKKKVSTVEMGDAVVAALA, from the coding sequence ATGAAAATTGCAGTTCTCCCGGGCGATGGGATCGGCCCGGAAATCGTTGCTCAAGCCGTCCGTGTTCTCAAAGCGCTGGGCCCAAAGTTTGATTTGGAAGAAGCCCCTGTGGGTGGTGCTGCCTATGACGTAGCAGGGCATCCATTGCCGCCAGCAACTCTTGAGTTGGCTAAGAAGGCTGACGCCATTTTATTTGGTGCTGTTGGTGATTGGAAATACGACTCACTCGCCCGTGAATTGCGTCCTGAACAAGCGATCTTAGGTTTACGCAAACATCTGGAGTTATTTGCCAACTTTAGGCCTGCGATTTGCTATCCAGAGTTGACTGCAGCTTCAAGCTTAAAGCCAGAAATTATTGGCGGTCTCGATATTTTGATTGTGCGAGAGCTCAACGGCGACATTTACTTCGGTCAGCCACGTGGTATTCGTTCCTCTGAGTTGCCTTTATTTAAAGGTGCGCGTGAGGGCTTTGACACAATGCACTATAGCGAGCCCGAAGTAGAGCGTATTGGACGTGTTGCATTTGAAGCGGCGCAAAAACGTGGCAAGAAAGTATGCAGTGTTGATAAGGCGAATGTGCTGGAAACATCACAGTTATGGCGCGAAGTCATGATTCGGGTTTCCAAAGATTATCCTGACGTAGAGCTGTCTCATATGTATGTCGACAATGCTGCAATGCAGCTGGTGAAAGCGCCAAAAGCCTTTGACGTTGTTGTGACTGGTAATCTGTTTGGCGATATTTTGTCTGATGAGGCTGCAATGTTGACAGGTTCAATTGGTATGCTGCCTTCCGCATCTTTAGATAAGAACAACAAAGGCTTGTATGAGCCAAGCCATGGCTCTGCTCCTGACATCGCTGGCAAGGGAATTGCTAATCCATTGGCAACTATTTTGTCGGCAGCGATGATGTTGCGTTACTCATTGGGGATGCCGGTTGAAGCTGATCGTATTGAGAAAGCGGTTCAGAAGGTATTGGCTCAAGGTTTGCGTACTGCGGATATTTACACTGAGGGCAAGAAAAAAGTGTCAACGGTAGAGATGGGTGATGCAGTTGTAGCAGCGCTTGCGTAA
- a CDS encoding succinate dehydrogenase iron-sulfur subunit — protein MSDTRIFEIYRYDPDVDAAPRMQRYELELTGERMLLDALISLKKQDETISYRRSCREGVCGSDAMNINGKNGLACLTNMLTLPKVITLRPLPGLPVVRDLIVDMTLFFKQYLSIKPYLVNDNPPPEKERLQSPEEREELNGLYECILCASCSTSCPSFWWNPDKFVGPAGLLQAYRFIADSRDEETSKRLDNLEDPYRLFRCHTIMNCVDVCPKHLNPTKAIGKIKELMVRRAV, from the coding sequence ATGAGTGATACCCGTATATTTGAAATCTACCGTTACGATCCAGATGTCGATGCAGCGCCGCGTATGCAGCGCTATGAGTTAGAACTCACTGGTGAGCGTATGTTGTTAGATGCGTTGATTTCTTTGAAGAAACAAGACGAGACCATTTCTTATCGTCGTTCATGCCGTGAAGGTGTGTGTGGTTCAGACGCAATGAACATTAACGGTAAGAATGGTTTGGCTTGCTTGACCAATATGTTGACTTTGCCTAAGGTCATCACTTTGCGCCCATTGCCTGGTTTACCAGTTGTGCGCGATTTGATCGTCGATATGACTTTGTTCTTCAAGCAATATTTGTCGATCAAGCCTTACTTGGTAAATGACAATCCACCTCCAGAAAAAGAGCGTCTCCAGAGTCCTGAAGAGCGTGAAGAGTTAAACGGCTTGTATGAGTGCATCTTGTGCGCATCTTGCTCAACTTCATGCCCATCCTTCTGGTGGAATCCAGATAAGTTTGTAGGTCCAGCTGGTTTGTTGCAGGCATATCGCTTTATTGCTGATAGCCGTGACGAAGAGACTTCTAAGCGTTTAGATAATCTTGAGGATCCTTACCGTTTATTCCGTTGCCATACCATCATGAATTGCGTGGACGTATGTCCTAAGCATTTGAATCCTACGAAGGCGATTGGCAAAATTAAGGAGTTGATGGTTCGTAGGGCAGTATGA
- the truA gene encoding tRNA pseudouridine(38-40) synthase TruA: MRIALGLQYDGSPYSGWQLQPKQVTIQGELEKAIAGFIGESVNKDGPVQTITAGRTDSGVHALGQVVHFDTQVEREMFSWVRGVNSYLPKSIVVNWATEVSEEFSARFSASERTYIYALHAGPCSSPMMNERAGYVMLPPDIWFDVEAMREAATCLIGEHDFSSFRSSECQSKTPVKTMYSIDIVSEEPWLYFKIRGNAFLHHMVRNLVGSFLMIGRGKRKPEWMAEVLAAKDRQLAAPTFMPDGLYLAKITYPEEFGIPGPWLRNSWLPKSLIEA; this comes from the coding sequence ATGCGAATCGCGCTGGGTCTTCAATACGACGGTAGCCCATATTCAGGCTGGCAGCTCCAGCCTAAGCAAGTCACCATTCAGGGTGAGCTCGAAAAGGCAATCGCGGGATTTATTGGGGAATCAGTCAACAAAGATGGGCCTGTTCAAACGATCACAGCGGGGAGAACAGATTCAGGTGTTCATGCCCTAGGGCAGGTAGTTCATTTTGATACACAGGTGGAGCGAGAGATGTTCTCTTGGGTAAGGGGAGTTAACTCCTATTTGCCAAAGTCGATTGTGGTGAACTGGGCTACCGAAGTCTCAGAAGAATTTAGTGCGCGCTTTAGCGCAAGCGAGCGCACATACATCTATGCTTTGCATGCAGGTCCATGCAGTTCGCCCATGATGAATGAGAGAGCTGGTTATGTCATGCTGCCTCCCGATATATGGTTTGATGTTGAAGCGATGCGTGAAGCTGCGACTTGTCTTATCGGCGAACATGACTTCAGCTCGTTTAGGTCTTCAGAGTGTCAAAGTAAAACGCCAGTTAAAACGATGTATTCCATTGACATCGTTTCTGAAGAACCTTGGCTATATTTCAAAATTCGGGGAAATGCTTTTTTGCACCACATGGTCCGTAATTTAGTGGGCTCATTTTTGATGATTGGTCGAGGAAAAAGAAAACCAGAGTGGATGGCTGAGGTTCTAGCGGCAAAAGACCGACAACTTGCTGCCCCTACGTTTATGCCGGATGGGCTGTATTTGGCCAAAATTACCTATCCAGAGGAGTTTGGCATTCCAGGACCATGGTTAAGGAATTCTTGGCTCCCAAAGAGCTTGATTGAGGCTTAA
- the leuC gene encoding 3-isopropylmalate dehydratase large subunit, protein MSRTLYDKLWDDHVVYSEEDGTATIYIDRQLLHEVTSPQAFEGLNLAGRPVWRISANLAVSDHNVPTTDRSQGIADPISKLQVDTLDQNCDAFGITQYKMNDTRQGIVHVIGPEQGATLPGMTVVCGDSHTSTHGAFGALAFGIGTSEVEHVLATQTLLMKKSKNMLVRVDGRLQPGATAKDIVLAVIGKIGTAGGTGYTIEFAGEAIRNLSMEGRMTICNMAIEAGARSGLVAVDETTIEYIQGRPYAPKGPALLQALQYWRTLHSDVDAKFDAVVELRAEEIAPQVTWGTSPEMVLSISDRVPDPGKERDPNKRSAIERALEYMNLTPNTPLSSIMVDKVFIGSCTNSRIEDIRAAAKVVDRIGKKVAPNIKLALVVPGSGLVKAQAEREGLDRIFKAAGFEWREPGCSMCLAMNADRLEPGERCASTSNRNFEGRQGNGGRTHLVSPAMAAAAAIEGHFVDVRKIS, encoded by the coding sequence ATGTCTCGTACGCTTTATGACAAATTGTGGGATGACCACGTTGTTTACTCTGAAGAAGATGGCACAGCCACGATCTATATTGATCGTCAATTGCTGCACGAGGTAACCAGTCCTCAGGCATTTGAAGGCCTTAATCTGGCTGGCCGTCCTGTTTGGCGCATCTCTGCCAACTTGGCTGTCTCTGATCACAATGTGCCAACGACTGACCGGAGCCAAGGAATTGCTGATCCTATTTCCAAGTTGCAAGTAGATACCTTGGATCAAAATTGTGATGCATTTGGTATCACCCAATACAAGATGAATGACACCCGTCAGGGGATTGTTCACGTCATTGGCCCAGAGCAGGGCGCTACATTGCCTGGCATGACAGTGGTTTGCGGTGATTCGCATACGAGTACCCACGGCGCATTTGGCGCCTTGGCATTTGGTATTGGTACATCTGAAGTCGAGCACGTTCTCGCTACTCAAACTTTGCTCATGAAAAAGAGCAAGAATATGTTGGTGCGTGTAGATGGACGCTTACAGCCAGGCGCTACTGCAAAAGATATCGTATTGGCTGTGATTGGTAAGATTGGTACGGCTGGTGGCACGGGTTACACCATTGAGTTTGCGGGTGAGGCTATTCGCAATCTCTCTATGGAAGGTCGTATGACCATCTGCAATATGGCAATTGAGGCTGGTGCACGCTCTGGTTTAGTTGCGGTGGATGAGACAACGATTGAATATATTCAAGGTCGTCCTTATGCCCCTAAAGGGCCAGCTTTACTTCAGGCTTTGCAATATTGGAGAACCTTGCATTCTGACGTTGATGCCAAATTCGATGCGGTTGTTGAATTACGCGCCGAAGAAATTGCCCCGCAAGTAACTTGGGGTACATCACCAGAGATGGTTCTCTCCATTAGCGACCGTGTTCCAGATCCAGGAAAAGAGCGTGATCCTAATAAACGCTCGGCGATTGAACGTGCTTTGGAATATATGAACCTCACTCCAAATACTCCGTTAAGCAGCATTATGGTCGATAAGGTGTTTATTGGTTCATGCACCAATAGTCGTATTGAGGATATTCGTGCAGCTGCAAAAGTGGTTGATCGTATTGGGAAAAAAGTGGCACCCAATATCAAGCTTGCATTAGTTGTTCCAGGCTCTGGTTTGGTAAAAGCCCAAGCAGAGCGTGAAGGCTTAGATCGTATTTTCAAGGCTGCTGGCTTTGAATGGCGCGAACCTGGTTGCTCTATGTGTTTGGCCATGAACGCTGACCGTCTTGAGCCAGGAGAGCGCTGCGCCTCAACTTCGAATCGTAACTTTGAAGGCCGCCAAGGTAATGGTGGTCGCACTCACTTGGTAAGCCCAGCAATGGCTGCAGCTGCGGCAATTGAAGGTCACTTTGTGGACGTTCGTAAGATTTCTTAA
- a CDS encoding succinate dehydrogenase assembly factor 2 — protein sequence MTLGNAELYRLKSDARRGLLENDLILQRFFARYGDQLSVEDGKVLSQLLALDDNDLMDLLIARKDSVAGLEKEMQSDSFKKILQRLREK from the coding sequence ATGACCCTTGGAAATGCAGAGTTATATCGTTTAAAGAGTGACGCTCGAAGGGGCTTACTTGAGAACGATTTAATTCTGCAGCGTTTCTTTGCTCGTTACGGCGATCAGTTAAGCGTAGAAGATGGAAAAGTATTAAGCCAGTTATTGGCCTTAGATGACAACGATTTGATGGATTTATTGATCGCTCGAAAAGATTCTGTGGCTGGATTGGAAAAAGAGATGCAGTCGGACTCTTTTAAAAAGATTTTGCAAAGGCTGAGAGAGAAGTAA
- the trpB gene encoding tryptophan synthase subunit beta — MYDKPDARGHFGPYGGVFVSETLMYALDELKEAYAKYQHDPEFLEEFHYELKHFVGRPSPIYHAKRWSEMLGGAQIYLKREDLNHTGAHKINNVIGQAMLAKRMGKPRIIAETGAGQHGVATATICARFGLDCTVYQGAVDVARQAQNVFRMKLLGAKVVPVESGTKTLKDALNEAMRDWVTNVDNTFYIIGTVAGPHPYPMMVRDFQSVIGEECKVQMPEMTGNQPDYVLACVGGGSNAMGIFYPYIDLPNVKLIGVEAAGHGLTSGLHSAALCVGKPGVLHGNRTYLLQDENGQISETHSVSAGMDYPGVGPEHAWLKDSGRADYVAITDEEALQAFHDCCRIEGIIPALESSHAIAYACKLAKTLPKDKTILVNLSGRGDKDMHTVAQATGSEG; from the coding sequence ATGTACGACAAGCCAGATGCTCGAGGACACTTCGGTCCTTATGGTGGTGTGTTTGTTTCCGAGACATTAATGTATGCATTGGATGAGCTCAAAGAAGCTTATGCGAAGTATCAACATGACCCAGAATTTCTGGAAGAGTTTCATTACGAGTTAAAACACTTCGTTGGTCGTCCTTCTCCCATTTATCACGCAAAGCGTTGGAGTGAAATGTTGGGTGGTGCGCAAATTTATCTCAAGCGTGAAGACTTAAACCATACAGGCGCCCACAAAATTAATAATGTGATTGGCCAAGCAATGCTGGCAAAGCGCATGGGTAAACCACGGATCATCGCTGAGACTGGCGCTGGACAGCATGGCGTTGCTACTGCAACGATTTGTGCTCGCTTTGGCCTAGATTGCACTGTTTACCAAGGGGCGGTAGACGTGGCTCGCCAAGCTCAGAACGTTTTCCGTATGAAGTTGTTAGGCGCTAAAGTTGTTCCAGTGGAGTCCGGCACTAAAACTCTGAAAGACGCTCTCAACGAAGCTATGCGCGATTGGGTCACTAATGTTGATAATACTTTCTACATCATTGGCACAGTAGCGGGACCCCATCCTTATCCGATGATGGTGCGTGATTTTCAGAGCGTGATTGGTGAAGAGTGCAAAGTGCAAATGCCAGAAATGACTGGTAATCAACCAGATTACGTATTGGCATGTGTTGGTGGCGGCTCAAACGCGATGGGAATCTTTTATCCCTATATTGATTTGCCGAACGTCAAATTAATTGGTGTTGAAGCGGCGGGGCATGGCTTGACTAGTGGTTTGCATTCTGCGGCTTTGTGTGTCGGCAAGCCCGGTGTTCTACACGGTAATCGCACCTACTTATTGCAAGATGAGAATGGGCAAATTTCAGAGACGCACTCTGTATCTGCTGGTATGGACTATCCAGGCGTTGGCCCTGAGCATGCATGGTTGAAAGATTCTGGACGTGCCGATTACGTTGCCATCACCGATGAGGAGGCTTTACAGGCTTTTCATGATTGCTGTCGTATTGAGGGAATTATTCCTGCTTTGGAATCCTCCCATGCGATTGCATATGCTTGTAAGTTAGCTAAGACGCTGCCTAAAGATAAAACGATCTTGGTAAACCTCTCTGGTCGTGGTGATAAGGATATGCATACTGTGGCTCAGGCAACAGGCTCTGAGGGTTAA
- a CDS encoding FimV/HubP family polar landmark protein → MLRKSQPSFLKALCFIWLSWACSVWAVSFGSPQLQSRPGEPLRVEIPIRISADEQGALESLKVTLPNKATYERTGASQKILDLNPQAMVYRNRQEQLMVLVETVNSVPMTDDPFLDVLVNLAWASGSITKTFTLLVGDAQKVLVKPGQTLSEIAALMAPQLEGATLDQTIMALYKANPDAFASGSINRLAAGAELNRPSQALLRSISPAEANQFVAQANEEWRSEQDAKTGQGGGKSAANKSAESSARDRLKIGSSAEGSDQERRYTENLVAQEKELELAKARVAELEKNIADLQRLLDQSKEKKAVDNNFGLGGFGPAILAITLITLTGLLLWGLARHARRSENPIHKEVESPVASPVQVNTGSSAFEMPERAKALFAGIDLDLTKPVKAVEQTSIELTPNPLADTLRVKLNLARAYITIEDFSAAKKSLEEVLRVSNTVDPAITIEAQGLLSELAHRQS, encoded by the coding sequence ATGTTGCGCAAGTCCCAACCTAGCTTTCTAAAAGCACTTTGCTTTATATGGCTTAGTTGGGCCTGTTCAGTCTGGGCGGTATCCTTTGGATCGCCTCAGCTGCAATCACGTCCAGGCGAGCCACTGCGCGTTGAGATTCCGATTCGGATCAGCGCGGATGAACAGGGCGCCCTAGAGTCTTTGAAGGTGACGCTGCCTAATAAAGCGACCTATGAGCGCACAGGTGCTTCACAAAAAATATTAGATTTAAATCCGCAGGCGATGGTCTATCGCAATCGCCAAGAACAATTGATGGTCTTGGTAGAGACAGTCAATTCCGTACCAATGACAGATGATCCTTTTTTGGATGTTCTGGTAAACCTCGCTTGGGCCAGCGGTAGCATTACAAAGACATTCACATTGCTAGTGGGTGATGCGCAGAAGGTGCTGGTAAAGCCTGGTCAGACCTTGTCGGAAATTGCTGCTTTGATGGCTCCGCAATTAGAGGGAGCAACGCTTGATCAAACCATCATGGCACTATATAAAGCTAACCCAGATGCGTTTGCTAGCGGCAGTATTAACCGCCTAGCCGCAGGTGCTGAGCTTAATAGACCGAGTCAAGCACTCCTGCGTTCTATCAGCCCTGCAGAGGCTAATCAGTTTGTAGCGCAAGCAAATGAGGAGTGGCGCTCTGAGCAGGATGCTAAAACAGGTCAAGGTGGCGGTAAGTCTGCTGCAAATAAATCAGCAGAATCATCCGCCCGAGATCGTCTGAAGATTGGTTCCAGTGCTGAAGGCAGTGATCAAGAGCGTCGCTATACCGAAAATCTAGTTGCCCAAGAAAAAGAATTAGAGCTGGCGAAAGCGCGCGTGGCTGAGCTAGAAAAAAATATCGCTGACTTGCAGCGCTTGCTTGATCAATCTAAAGAGAAAAAAGCGGTTGATAATAATTTTGGTCTTGGTGGCTTCGGCCCTGCCATTTTGGCAATTACTCTGATAACGCTTACAGGACTGTTATTGTGGGGATTAGCTCGACACGCTCGTCGTTCTGAGAATCCGATTCATAAGGAAGTCGAGTCCCCAGTTGCTTCTCCCGTTCAAGTAAATACAGGTTCCTCTGCATTTGAAATGCCTGAGCGTGCGAAAGCTTTGTTTGCAGGTATAGATTTAGATTTAACCAAACCTGTAAAGGCTGTTGAACAGACATCAATTGAGTTAACCCCAAATCCTTTGGCGGATACTTTGCGCGTCAAGCTCAATCTTGCACGTGCATATATCACCATCGAAGATTTTTCTGCGGCTAAAAAGTCGCTAGAAGAAGTATTGCGTGTAAGTAATACAGTGGATCCGGCAATCACGATTGAAGCCCAGGGCTTGTTGTCGGAACTCGCGCATCGTCAATCCTAA